A genomic segment from Odontesthes bonariensis isolate fOdoBon6 chromosome 8, fOdoBon6.hap1, whole genome shotgun sequence encodes:
- the LOC142385487 gene encoding HMG box-containing protein 1-like isoform X1 yields the protein MVWEVVTPAVLSSDPSYHNMQEAQSQAEHTGGMMDADGDQSHDLLRCDEHFPSSPGLPTSDSYMEYDDLPDLQEVGDEPTKPTVYQVEVGVSHQERHARTQTHSTQPPDTLWLTQLAHIATGPQSPLLQEPAHSSSSSVCIPSSSSDLHSYAQPPPTLLSSTMSPSRGHGRERRRSRTSSECGSAISTRSSLSDDEDMGWSYSCPPTTWHCFFKGTRLRFHSGSNVQWQDAEDLESSEKDCANEERSRSLKSYGSEGLQLVEQEEVVLSGQAVQQLTFDPGVFGHTPITAQCQLDHPFYVKSKGWSSFYPSLTVVHYGIPCYEMEVGDVCLPPGHRDAKHTDDSLVFDTFKSYDFTPLDSSAVYVLSSMARRRRASQSSGGAVSPHRDALPDVHSPSHSHSSHQKPTKNQLVKAQGDNSPSPTKCKRPMNAFMLFAKKFRVEYTQMYPGKDNRAISVLLGERWKKMRSEERRAFTLQAKALADEQKRLNPDCWKRKRTNSGCQGN from the exons ATGGTGTGGGAGGTGGTAACTCCTGCTGTGCTGTCAAGCGACCCCAGTTATCACAACATGCAGGAGGCCCAGTCTCAGGCTGAACACACAG GAGGGATGATGGACGCAGACGGAGACCAGTCACATGATCTGCTGCGCTGTGACGAACACTTCCCTTCCTCACCTGGCCTCCCCACGAGCGACAGTTACATGGAATACG ACGATCTTCCAGATCTGCAGGAGGTTGGAGATGAACCGACAAAGCCGACCGTTTACCAGGTGGAGGTCGGCGTGTCGCACCAGGAGCGGCACGCGCGCACGCAAACGCACAGCACACAGCCTCCAGACACGCTGTGGCTCACACAGCTGGCACACATTGCCACCGGACCTCAGAGCCCATTGCTACAGGAGCCCGCTCACAGCAG TTCTTCTTCAGTCTGCATCCCGAGCTCCAGCAGTGATCTACACTCCTACGCTCAGCCCCCTCCCACGCTCCTCAGCAGCACCATGTCGCCCTCCAGAGGTCACGGCAGGGAGCGCAGGCGCAGCAGG ACAAGCAGCGAATGTGGCTCTGCAATCTCAACCAGGTCCTCATTGTCTGATGATGAGGACATGGGCTGGAGTTATTCCTGCCCACCTACCACCTGGCACTGTTTCTTCAAAG GAACTCGCCTGCGTTTCCACAGTGGCTCTAACGTTCAGTGGCAGGATGCTGAGGACTTGGAGTCCAGTGAGAAAGATTGTGCCAACGAGGAGCGGTCCAGATCTCTAAAG AGTTATGGCTCTGAGGGTCTACAGCTGGTGGAGCAGGAAGAGGTCGTGTTGTCTGGTCAGGCTGTCCAACAGCTAACCTTTGACCCCGGGGTATTTGGACACACCCCCATCACGGCACAGTGCCAACTGGATCACCCCTTTTATGTCAAAAGCAAAG GTTGGTCGTCATTCTACCCGAGCTTGACCGTGGTGCATTATGGGATACCGTGCTATGAAATGGAAGTAGGAGATGTGTGCCTGCCTCCAGGACACAGAGATGCCAAGCACACAGATGACTCACTGGTCTTTGACACATTCAAAAG CTACGATTTTACCCCTCTGGACTCCTCTGCGGTGTACGTGTTGAGCAGTATGGCCAGACGGCGACGTGCCTCTCAGTCCAGTGGGGGAGCCGTTTCTCCACACAGAGACGCCTTACCAG ATGTTCACAGTCCGAGCCATTCCCACTCCAGTCATCAAAAGCCAACCAAGAACCAGCTTGTCAAAGCACAAGGTGATAACAGTCCCTCGCCCACTAAGTGCAAGAGGCCAATGAACGCCTTCATGCTGTTTGCTAAGAAGTTCCGAGTGGAGTACACACAGATGTACCCAGGCAAGGACAACAG AGCGATCAGCGTCCTCCTCGGCGAGCGGTGGAAGAAAATGCGAAGCGAGGAGCGCCGAGCGTTCACGCTGCAGGCCAAAGCACTCGCCGACGAGCAGAAGAGACTCAACCCCGACTGCTGGAAACGCAAACGAACCAACTCT GGCTGTCAAGGAAATTAA
- the LOC142385487 gene encoding HMG box-containing protein 1-like isoform X2 → MVWEVVTPAVLSSDPSYHNMQEAQSQAEHTGMMDADGDQSHDLLRCDEHFPSSPGLPTSDSYMEYDDLPDLQEVGDEPTKPTVYQVEVGVSHQERHARTQTHSTQPPDTLWLTQLAHIATGPQSPLLQEPAHSSSSSVCIPSSSSDLHSYAQPPPTLLSSTMSPSRGHGRERRRSRTSSECGSAISTRSSLSDDEDMGWSYSCPPTTWHCFFKGTRLRFHSGSNVQWQDAEDLESSEKDCANEERSRSLKSYGSEGLQLVEQEEVVLSGQAVQQLTFDPGVFGHTPITAQCQLDHPFYVKSKGWSSFYPSLTVVHYGIPCYEMEVGDVCLPPGHRDAKHTDDSLVFDTFKSYDFTPLDSSAVYVLSSMARRRRASQSSGGAVSPHRDALPDVHSPSHSHSSHQKPTKNQLVKAQGDNSPSPTKCKRPMNAFMLFAKKFRVEYTQMYPGKDNRAISVLLGERWKKMRSEERRAFTLQAKALADEQKRLNPDCWKRKRTNSGCQGN, encoded by the exons ATGGTGTGGGAGGTGGTAACTCCTGCTGTGCTGTCAAGCGACCCCAGTTATCACAACATGCAGGAGGCCCAGTCTCAGGCTGAACACACAG GGATGATGGACGCAGACGGAGACCAGTCACATGATCTGCTGCGCTGTGACGAACACTTCCCTTCCTCACCTGGCCTCCCCACGAGCGACAGTTACATGGAATACG ACGATCTTCCAGATCTGCAGGAGGTTGGAGATGAACCGACAAAGCCGACCGTTTACCAGGTGGAGGTCGGCGTGTCGCACCAGGAGCGGCACGCGCGCACGCAAACGCACAGCACACAGCCTCCAGACACGCTGTGGCTCACACAGCTGGCACACATTGCCACCGGACCTCAGAGCCCATTGCTACAGGAGCCCGCTCACAGCAG TTCTTCTTCAGTCTGCATCCCGAGCTCCAGCAGTGATCTACACTCCTACGCTCAGCCCCCTCCCACGCTCCTCAGCAGCACCATGTCGCCCTCCAGAGGTCACGGCAGGGAGCGCAGGCGCAGCAGG ACAAGCAGCGAATGTGGCTCTGCAATCTCAACCAGGTCCTCATTGTCTGATGATGAGGACATGGGCTGGAGTTATTCCTGCCCACCTACCACCTGGCACTGTTTCTTCAAAG GAACTCGCCTGCGTTTCCACAGTGGCTCTAACGTTCAGTGGCAGGATGCTGAGGACTTGGAGTCCAGTGAGAAAGATTGTGCCAACGAGGAGCGGTCCAGATCTCTAAAG AGTTATGGCTCTGAGGGTCTACAGCTGGTGGAGCAGGAAGAGGTCGTGTTGTCTGGTCAGGCTGTCCAACAGCTAACCTTTGACCCCGGGGTATTTGGACACACCCCCATCACGGCACAGTGCCAACTGGATCACCCCTTTTATGTCAAAAGCAAAG GTTGGTCGTCATTCTACCCGAGCTTGACCGTGGTGCATTATGGGATACCGTGCTATGAAATGGAAGTAGGAGATGTGTGCCTGCCTCCAGGACACAGAGATGCCAAGCACACAGATGACTCACTGGTCTTTGACACATTCAAAAG CTACGATTTTACCCCTCTGGACTCCTCTGCGGTGTACGTGTTGAGCAGTATGGCCAGACGGCGACGTGCCTCTCAGTCCAGTGGGGGAGCCGTTTCTCCACACAGAGACGCCTTACCAG ATGTTCACAGTCCGAGCCATTCCCACTCCAGTCATCAAAAGCCAACCAAGAACCAGCTTGTCAAAGCACAAGGTGATAACAGTCCCTCGCCCACTAAGTGCAAGAGGCCAATGAACGCCTTCATGCTGTTTGCTAAGAAGTTCCGAGTGGAGTACACACAGATGTACCCAGGCAAGGACAACAG AGCGATCAGCGTCCTCCTCGGCGAGCGGTGGAAGAAAATGCGAAGCGAGGAGCGCCGAGCGTTCACGCTGCAGGCCAAAGCACTCGCCGACGAGCAGAAGAGACTCAACCCCGACTGCTGGAAACGCAAACGAACCAACTCT GGCTGTCAAGGAAATTAA
- the LOC142385487 gene encoding HMG box-containing protein 1-like isoform X3, whose protein sequence is MMDADGDQSHDLLRCDEHFPSSPGLPTSDSYMEYDDLPDLQEVGDEPTKPTVYQVEVGVSHQERHARTQTHSTQPPDTLWLTQLAHIATGPQSPLLQEPAHSSSSSVCIPSSSSDLHSYAQPPPTLLSSTMSPSRGHGRERRRSRTSSECGSAISTRSSLSDDEDMGWSYSCPPTTWHCFFKGTRLRFHSGSNVQWQDAEDLESSEKDCANEERSRSLKSYGSEGLQLVEQEEVVLSGQAVQQLTFDPGVFGHTPITAQCQLDHPFYVKSKGWSSFYPSLTVVHYGIPCYEMEVGDVCLPPGHRDAKHTDDSLVFDTFKSYDFTPLDSSAVYVLSSMARRRRASQSSGGAVSPHRDALPDVHSPSHSHSSHQKPTKNQLVKAQGDNSPSPTKCKRPMNAFMLFAKKFRVEYTQMYPGKDNRAISVLLGERWKKMRSEERRAFTLQAKALADEQKRLNPDCWKRKRTNSGCQGN, encoded by the exons ATGATGGACGCAGACGGAGACCAGTCACATGATCTGCTGCGCTGTGACGAACACTTCCCTTCCTCACCTGGCCTCCCCACGAGCGACAGTTACATGGAATACG ACGATCTTCCAGATCTGCAGGAGGTTGGAGATGAACCGACAAAGCCGACCGTTTACCAGGTGGAGGTCGGCGTGTCGCACCAGGAGCGGCACGCGCGCACGCAAACGCACAGCACACAGCCTCCAGACACGCTGTGGCTCACACAGCTGGCACACATTGCCACCGGACCTCAGAGCCCATTGCTACAGGAGCCCGCTCACAGCAG TTCTTCTTCAGTCTGCATCCCGAGCTCCAGCAGTGATCTACACTCCTACGCTCAGCCCCCTCCCACGCTCCTCAGCAGCACCATGTCGCCCTCCAGAGGTCACGGCAGGGAGCGCAGGCGCAGCAGG ACAAGCAGCGAATGTGGCTCTGCAATCTCAACCAGGTCCTCATTGTCTGATGATGAGGACATGGGCTGGAGTTATTCCTGCCCACCTACCACCTGGCACTGTTTCTTCAAAG GAACTCGCCTGCGTTTCCACAGTGGCTCTAACGTTCAGTGGCAGGATGCTGAGGACTTGGAGTCCAGTGAGAAAGATTGTGCCAACGAGGAGCGGTCCAGATCTCTAAAG AGTTATGGCTCTGAGGGTCTACAGCTGGTGGAGCAGGAAGAGGTCGTGTTGTCTGGTCAGGCTGTCCAACAGCTAACCTTTGACCCCGGGGTATTTGGACACACCCCCATCACGGCACAGTGCCAACTGGATCACCCCTTTTATGTCAAAAGCAAAG GTTGGTCGTCATTCTACCCGAGCTTGACCGTGGTGCATTATGGGATACCGTGCTATGAAATGGAAGTAGGAGATGTGTGCCTGCCTCCAGGACACAGAGATGCCAAGCACACAGATGACTCACTGGTCTTTGACACATTCAAAAG CTACGATTTTACCCCTCTGGACTCCTCTGCGGTGTACGTGTTGAGCAGTATGGCCAGACGGCGACGTGCCTCTCAGTCCAGTGGGGGAGCCGTTTCTCCACACAGAGACGCCTTACCAG ATGTTCACAGTCCGAGCCATTCCCACTCCAGTCATCAAAAGCCAACCAAGAACCAGCTTGTCAAAGCACAAGGTGATAACAGTCCCTCGCCCACTAAGTGCAAGAGGCCAATGAACGCCTTCATGCTGTTTGCTAAGAAGTTCCGAGTGGAGTACACACAGATGTACCCAGGCAAGGACAACAG AGCGATCAGCGTCCTCCTCGGCGAGCGGTGGAAGAAAATGCGAAGCGAGGAGCGCCGAGCGTTCACGCTGCAGGCCAAAGCACTCGCCGACGAGCAGAAGAGACTCAACCCCGACTGCTGGAAACGCAAACGAACCAACTCT GGCTGTCAAGGAAATTAA